The DNA segment CTCGCGGCAAATCTTGGCCGTGACCAGTTCGTTGTCGCCGGTCAGCACCTTGACCGTCACACCATGCTCGGCCAGCGCCTTGATGGCCGGAGCGGTGGATTCCTTCGGTGGATCGAGGAAGGCCACGTAGCCGATCAAGGTCAGTTCCGACTCGTCTGCCACGCCATAGGTTTCCTTGCTTGGCGGTACCTCCTTGGCGGCGACGGCCACCACGCGCAGACCCTCTTCGTTCAACTCGGCGGTGACTTCGCGGATGCGGTTCAGCAGTTCCGGCGTCAGCGGCTCGATGGCGTCACCGTGGCGCACGTGCGTGCAGACGGCGAGGATTTCCTCGATCGCGCCCTTGGTGATCAACTCGTGGTGATCCTCGCGTTCGCTCACCACCACCGACATGCGGCGGCGGTTGAAGTCGAACGGAATCTCATCCACCTTGCGGAAGTTGCGGACTGGGTTCAGTTCCTGATGCACCTCCACATGCTCCAGCACCGCCACGTCCAGCAGATTTTTGAGCCCCGTCTGGTAGTAGCTGTTGAGGTAGGCCATCGCCAGCACCTCGTCGGACTCTTCCCCCCAGACATCGACATGCCGCGCCAGGAAAATCTTGTCCTGCGTGAGCGTGCCGGTCTTGTCGGTGCACAAAACGTCCATGGCGCCGAAATTCTGGATGGCGTCGAGCCGCTTGACGATGACCTTCCTGCGCGACAGGACGACCGCGCCCTTGGCCAGCGTCGAGGTCACGATCATCGGCAGCATTTCCGGCGTCAGACCGACGGCGATAGACAGTGCGAACAGCAGCGCCTCCATCCAATCGCCCTTGGTGAACCCGTTGATGAAGAGCACCAGCGGGGCCATCACGAACATGAAGCGGATCAGCAGCCAGCTCACCTTGTTGACGCCGGACTGGAAGGCCGTGGGCGCGCGGTCGGTGGCGGTGACACGGCTGGCCAGCGCGCCGAAGTAGGTGTGGTTGCCGGTGGCCAGCACCACGGCCGTGGCTGAGCCGGACACCACGTTGGTGCCCATGAACAGGATGTCGTCCAGTTCCAGCGGGTTGATCGCCTTGGCGTCGCGCTGGGTGGCGAACTTTTCCACCGGCATGGACTCGCCGGTCATGGCGGCCTGCGCGACGAACAGATCCTTGGCGGTGAGCACACGGCAGTCCGCCGGGATCATGTCCCCCGCCGACAGCACGATGACGTCGCCAGGCACGAGCTCTTTGATCGGCACCTCGACGCGCCGTGCGGCTTTGACGTGAATGTGCGCGCCGTAATACCGCTCGAAGATGGGCGCAGCATCCGCGGACGGATCACGGCGGATGACCGTGGCCGTGTTGCCGACCATGGCCTTGAGGGCATCCGCCGCCTTGTTGGCCTTGGCCTCCTGCCAGAAGCGCAGCAAGGTGGAGAGCACCACCATCGTGCCGATCACGACCGTCGCCTCCATATCGTCGGTGAGGTAGGAGATGGCGGCCAGCAGCGTCAACAGCAGATTGAAAGGATTGCGGTAGGACAGCCACAGGTGCAGCCACCACGGCAGCGGCTTCTCGTGGTCAACCTCGTTCAGACCGACACGGGCGCGGACAGCCTCGGCCTGGGCCTCGGACAAGCCATCGGCATGGCTGTCCAGTTGCTGCAGCAGGGCATCGGTCTCGGCCGTGGCAGCGCTGACCAGGGTCTGGGTGAGCGCCGGCGGCACTTCGCGGCTGACGCCGGTCTGGGCCAGGGTGTCCAGCAAGGCCAGGCGGCGGAAGTGCCGGGCCAGGTGCCGGGTGCGCAGGAAGCCTGCGAACAGCTCTTTCAGCAGTGTGAAGTTCATTCTTGTTCTCCTGGGCGGCCTGCCCGCTTCACACTGGTGAAAGTGTGCTCAGGCAGGCGGCCAATATTCAGGGTCGGGCATAGTTTATGAAGCCTATATGACGCAACCGTTACATCACGGCAGGAAGGGCACCGAGAGCAGGCGCAGGCGGATGGAAAACCAGCGCTCGCCGGTCCCGCCGCCGTTACGGTTGCCATAGGTCGCATCGAGCTGGACGCGATCCGGCGCCAGCCAATGACGTAAACCGAGTTGATGAAAAGGTTTGCCCTGGTCCTGGCCCAAGGTTTCGACGATGCGTGCGTCGTCGGCGATCATGGGCCCGGTATTGGCAGCCAGCAGCGCTGCGCAGAGCAGGGCTGGCCGGAGTGGCGGGTAGGCCGCACCAAAGCGGCCGGGGTGTCGAAAACGAGCAATGCGCACAGCGTTCTCCTCTCGGATTGAGGCGAAGCCCTGTCGCGTGCACGGCTTATCGCGAGGCACCGTTGCTGATGCACACGACAAGCCCGCCGGCCGATGGCGGCAAGCGATGTTCGGAGCCGATCACCATGGGGCGATCAGCCCATCAGTTGTCTGGGAGGGGAATCACGTGCAGCGGATGCTGCGACGCTATTGCCGCCTCTCGCATTCGGCGAGACAGCGGCAGAGGGACCTGCGCGTTATCTTGCCGAGGGGATGCCGGTCATTGAAACCGGCTGACTACTGTCACTCGAACAAGTGCCCACTTGGGAACTCCGCAATTGATGAAGCGCGTGATTATACGCATGCGATATTGGCTGAGCAACCACGCAAGGATGTGGCAAGCAGCCTCCAATTGCCATCGTGCAGCGCACTGCTGAAATTTGTGCAGTCGTCTTCTGAAAGTGACACCCATCTCTTCGCCTTCGTCGAAGGACTCGCCGCTGGCGCTATGCTGACCATGATCGCCGAGACCATGCTGCCCGAGGCCTACCTCAAGGGCGGCAACGTGGTCGGGCTATCGACACTCGCGGGCTTCCTCATCGCCATCTTCTCCAAGACCCTGGATTCGACGGACGCAGTGCGGCACGGGCAGGTCTCACCGCCGATGGAGCATGAGGTACCCGCGCTGAATCTTCAGTCAAATCAGGATCGCCACGACCGCCCCGGTCATGAGCGTCGCGAGCGTCCCGGCGAGGATGGATTTCAGTCCCAGGGCGACGATCTCGTCACGGCGCTCGGGGGCCATGGCGCCCAGTCCGCCGATCATGATCCCCAGACTGCCGAGATTGGCGAAGCCGCAGAGGGCGTAGGTCATGATGAGACGGCTGCGCTCGCTCAGTGTCTCGGTCGGCAGGCGCGCCAGTTCGAGATAGGCGACCAGCTCATTGAGCACGGTCTTGATGCCCATGAGCGCGCCGGCGGTCGGCGCTTCGTGCCAGGGGATGCCGATCAGCCAGACCACCGGGGCCATGATCCAGCCAAGCAGACGCTGCGCGGTCAGCGGCTCGCCAGCAATCATCGGCAGCAGCCCGAGCAACTGGTTGACCAGACTGACCAGGGCGACCATGACCACCAGCATGGCGAGGATGTTGAGCCAGAGCGGGATCGCCTCCAGGGTGCCGCGCGTGATGGCGTCCATGGCGCTGCGTGACGGGCTCTCGATCCGCACGGATGTCTCGTCTCTGGCCTCCTGCGTCTCCGGGATCAGGATCCCGGCGATCATCA comes from the Allochromatium tepidum genome and includes:
- the mgtA gene encoding magnesium-translocating P-type ATPase, with translation MNFTLLKELFAGFLRTRHLARHFRRLALLDTLAQTGVSREVPPALTQTLVSAATAETDALLQQLDSHADGLSEAQAEAVRARVGLNEVDHEKPLPWWLHLWLSYRNPFNLLLTLLAAISYLTDDMEATVVIGTMVVLSTLLRFWQEAKANKAADALKAMVGNTATVIRRDPSADAAPIFERYYGAHIHVKAARRVEVPIKELVPGDVIVLSAGDMIPADCRVLTAKDLFVAQAAMTGESMPVEKFATQRDAKAINPLELDDILFMGTNVVSGSATAVVLATGNHTYFGALASRVTATDRAPTAFQSGVNKVSWLLIRFMFVMAPLVLFINGFTKGDWMEALLFALSIAVGLTPEMLPMIVTSTLAKGAVVLSRRKVIVKRLDAIQNFGAMDVLCTDKTGTLTQDKIFLARHVDVWGEESDEVLAMAYLNSYYQTGLKNLLDVAVLEHVEVHQELNPVRNFRKVDEIPFDFNRRRMSVVVSEREDHHELITKGAIEEILAVCTHVRHGDAIEPLTPELLNRIREVTAELNEEGLRVVAVAAKEVPPSKETYGVADESELTLIGYVAFLDPPKESTAPAIKALAEHGVTVKVLTGDNELVTAKICREVGLDQQGVLLGSDIERMSDKVLAEAVESHNVFAKLTPAHKERIVRLLKANGHVVGFMGDGINDAPALRTADIGISVDTAVDIAKEAADIILLEKSLMVLEEGVLEGRRTFANMLKYIKMTASSNFGNVFSVLVASAFIPFLPMLPMHLLVQNLLYDISQIAIPFDNVDEELLKQPQRWQPGDIGRFMVFFGPISSVFDITTYAMMWFVFSANTPEEQTLFQSGWFIVGLLTQTLIVHMIRTPKIPFIQSRAATPLLVMTAVIMAIGIFLPMGPLAHYFKLQALPPLYFVFLPLILLAYMGLTQAMKGIYFRRYGWQ